Proteins encoded by one window of Antechinus flavipes isolate AdamAnt ecotype Samford, QLD, Australia chromosome 4, AdamAnt_v2, whole genome shotgun sequence:
- the RAB4A gene encoding ras-related protein Rab-4A, with translation MSQTAMSETYDFLFKFLVIGNAGTGKSCLLHQFIEKKFKDDSNHTIGVEFGSKIINVGGKYVKLQIWDTAGQERFRSVTRSYYRGAAGALLVYDITSRETYNALTNWLTDARMLASQNIVIILCGNKKDLDADREVTFLEASRFAQENELMFLETSALTGENVEEAFVQCARKILNKIESGELDPERMGSGIQYGDAALRQLRSPRRAQAQSAQECGC, from the exons attttttatttaagttcCTGGTAATTGGAAATGCAGGAACTGGCAAATCGTGCTTACTTCATCAGTTTATTGAAAAGAAAT tcAAAGATGATTCAAATCACACTATAGGTGTGGAATTTggttcaaaaataataaatgtaggtggaaaatatgtaaaattacagATATGGGATACAGCAGGACAAGAACGATTcag GTCTGTGACAAGAAGTTACTATAGAGGTGCAGCAGGAGCTCTATTGGTCTATGACATTACCAG CCGAGAAACCTATAATGCACTTACTAATTGGTTGACAGATGCAAGAATGCTAGCAAGTCAAAATATTGTTATAATACTCTGTGGGAACAAAAAAGATTTAGATGCAGATCGTGAAGTTACTTTCTTAGAAGCTTCCAGGTTTGCCCAAGAAAATG AGCTTATGTTTTTGGAAACAAGCGCACTAACAGGGGAGAATGTAGAAGAAGCCTTTGTTCAATGTGCAAGAAAAATACTCAATAAAATTGAATCAG GTGAACTGGATCCAGAAAGAATGGGCTCAGGTATTCAGTATGGTGATGCTGCCTTAAGACAGCTCAGATCACCACGTCGTGCACAAGCCCAAAGTGCTCAAGAGTGTGGCTGTTAA